GAGAGTCATCACCCTTCTTTGATAGAACatagcttttctttttcatttgctttttctttccGTTACCTTACCCTTCATTCATCATTTTATATCTTTATTTCGTTGTGATACCAGAGTTTTCTTGCTGGCCTTCTAAACTTTAGAGTCTAAACCAAGGCATACTGTGTAAGATCAGACAGATCTTTCTTCAACATCTTTTCATCGTTGTATTTTTTAGTTGGTCCGAAGGTTTGGGTTATTGTTAAACTGTTTGGCATTGTATTTTTTAACTTCAGATTCTGCATTGATTTCTCTTTCCAGAGCATCATTACTCTGGGCTGCTTTCTTAGAAAACAGTAAGGATATTGTTATGTCCACACCAAGACTCTCTGTTCCTCAGCCTCTGAGCCATGTAGTCCCTTGGCCTCTAGTCTTATGGGCCAGGAGACTGCTGCTCTGCCTTagcactgctcctctgctctgattCTTGCTTTCCTCACCCTGGCTTCTGGTCTCAACGTGGCCTAGCCTCTGTTACCCTCTGGCCTCCACCACTTCGAGGGGAAGGGATCTGAATTGTGTTCCACTAGCAGTGATTCTTCCTTAGTCCCTTTGTACactgctttgttctattaattttTTATCTAGCTGTGTGTCGATTGGTTGGTGAAGGCTGGATCACATTTTAAGTCCCCACAGTTGCCTCGAGCAGTTGTTGTACTTAATTATACTTATATACTTGATAAATAGCCTGGGATGAATTGTCAGGTCACAGTAACAAGATTTGAAGGGGGCGTACTCAGGGTATCATGATATATCTaggcatttttaaaattattcaagaaaattttttgtaaaagttTTAAATGCTTAATTGTGGGAAATATTAAACATTTAATAGCAGTAAGTAAAGTATGATGTATTTTTCACCCAGCTTCGAAAATTATCTCAGAAAAAAATTATCTCATACCCAATTTCCATTGACACCCACCAAAGCTCCCTAACTGAGGTTCTTAAGGCAAATTTCAGACAGTCGACCATATTGTCCCTACATAACTAAAAGGGGAAAACTTTTTTCCTGATGTAATCATAATGTCAAGGTGCCTTGGCACAGGTGGtttgcacttgactgctaacctaaaggttcgtGGTTCGAACCTACCCTATAGTTTTGTAGAagcaaagacctggcaatctgcttctgttaaCTGGCACAGTCTGCTCTGTCACACTGAGTCAGGTCGGCTCGATgtcaccaacagcaacaacccaGGGTCCCTCCTCTTTCCAGCTGTGCTACTTCGCACAGATGACCAGTGCTTTCAGAGATGGAGACTTCTGTCTTTTCAAGTGCATTGTGTGCTACATGTGTGCTTGTGGGCCATTGATTGTTATGTAATTACAGAATTGTGCCTTCTTGCTACCTTTCCGTGTTCATGTATACCCTGTTGCGTAATGTACCCCACCGAGTAGTACATGGCCTCAACTGGAGGGAGTGACAGCgcagctgcagccatgggctcaggcataaggacTGCTGGGATGATGGttcaggaccgggcggtgtttcctgGTGCCGGGCAAGACTCGGTGGCCCCTAACCCACCAACAGCATGATGCACTATAGGGTCATAATCTATTAGTGGACGTTCAGGCTGCCTCCAGTTCTGTTTTTAATAAACAGTGTTACAGTATATCTTGCATACCTGTTCCTCTTTGGATATATGCCCAGTGTTTTTCTCCCAAGTTAGTTACCTAGAAATGGAATTGCCTACTTAAGAACCTTGGCCTTGTACACTGTTAAGATCAGATTCAAACAGATGGCTGGACACCAATGTATATAGGAGCACTATTCACAGTTGCCAAAAGGTGGAAATACAAAAATATTCAGGAGCAGATGAAAGAAGCAAAAGATGATATACACATAAAATGGAATATTATATCGTCATGTAGTTCtgatagatagtccaacagagaTGAACAAATAGCAAATTCACAGAGACAAACAGGACAACAGGGACTGTCGGGGAAGGACAAGATGGTGTTCATGGGTAATAGGCATAGCATTTCTATGTGAGATGGTAAAGATATGGAAATAGAATAGTCATGACAAACATACTAAtacactgaattgtacacttgAAAATGGTTAAACTAataaatgttatatatattttaacacaAAAACCTAAGATCAACAAAGTCAACTAattgtgtacaacagaatcaaaAACTTTCACTTCGTCAGATCAAGTCCAAGTCCGCTACAGGTCGTAGCTTCTGACTGCAGGGCAGAATAGAAAGGCTCTCCGGGTCTCCAGGCTGGCACCGGgtggaagcagaccgccacatcttccgcagagcagctggagaGCGTCCAGAATTGGCCATCATTTCCTGAAGGGACAGCTGAATACTGGAGTTGGTAGAAATCTCACTGTTGTCAGTATTTTCCTTGTGCTGCCACAGGCTGGAAAGTGTCTCGCAGGCAGGCGCGGTCTGTAGTGGTAACTTGAGAATCGCTGTTGTAATTCTTCTGGGTCTACGTAGAAGTTGCGTCTGTGTTTTTGGAAACATAGTGAACCATATTCTTATGGTCAGGAAATTTCCTGAatacttcattcattcattctcgaGCCCCAGAGATAGAACCACCTGCTGTTTTGTGACCTGCCGCAGGTGTACTCGCTGGCCCACTTCTAGACCAGGCAGATCTGGTCAGTGCAGAGTAAAGAGCTGAGGGGATAGTCTGGGACTGAAGAATCTAGGCTGGCGCTGCTCTGCTTCTGACGTGGCAGGCATGCTACTTAACCTGCCCAAACCCCATTTTCCTCATGTGTAATGGAGAGAACAGTAAATAGAGGGACTTGCAAGGATGAACGATTGATGCATGTAAAGTCCTCAACATAGTTTCTGACTATGGGAAAACAGGTCAGTCAGTCAAGGTGGGCTGGGATGATTGCGTGATCATCCAGGTATTTCACCCTGCCACAAAGATTGACAGTTGACATGACACACCTCTCTGTTTGGGATTAAGTTAATGAATAAAGCTCTTGGGAAGCTGGGATGGGCATAAAGGAATAGGAATAAAGGGGAGGTACTCAATTGCATTGGGAGCGAGATTCGTAGTCCTTGGGAAGTACTGACAGTTCTATGCTCAGCGGCTCAGTGCGAGACTGGGAGGTTCTGGCCCCTCCACAGGCCCCtctgaagacaggcctggccatctgttccCCCCAATCAGCCACTGAGAGGCAGCCTGGTGgcgcgcagttctgctctgaccttaGGGCATctccttgagttggaatcaacgacAGTTTTATTTTGTGAAGCTTTATTGACATGTCAGTTCTATACCATACAGTTCAATAGCTTAAATATTGAATTGTGCATTCACCAGAGTCCCCTTGCCAGCACCCTAAGAAACTACTAATGCAGTTACTACCTCGATCGATTTAgcagctgtgtgtttggagggttGGAGGAAAGTTGGAGGTGCTCCTAACTTAGACCACTGTGGTGTGTCACTGCCTGGGCCATTGTGAAACGTGGTGTGGCCAGGGTTTGAGAAAGGGGAGAGCGGACAGGGTGGAGCACAAGATAAAATGATTGTAAATCAGTGGGCccatacactcttatcacaatccacacattgaaGAAGTTTTTCTGGCTGGGATGTAGCCTTGCCTGGAGGCACCTCTCCCTACAGTTGTACCCAAAGGGATGCCTGTTATTCTTACTCATTTCAGAAAGGGCTGGGCATGGGGTGAAGATGATTACATGGTTCAGTTTTTTCCTACAGTGTTGTCCACAGACTAACATGTTTGATGAATCGATGGGGGCAAAGCCTTCTGATTCTTCAAAACAATTTTCCTGAGAATGTGCTTCTCTCAGAAGGCACTAGAGCCCCACATAGCCAGAGAGAATGTTCTAGGGAGCAGGCAATTTAGAAAGTGCAGTGTGCTCTGGGACTCAGGAAAACCCTTGCCTGTTTCAGACGCTGACCGGAAAGGAGATTGAAATTGACATTGAACCCACGGACAAGGTGATGTATTTATTCTCAGCACCTCTGTATGCCTTTCACCCTGCCATGGACATTTCTTATGAGCGTGGTCCTTGCCCTTGCTGCCTGCATGCCCTTGCTCTTCCCACTTCCACAGCCCACCCTGCCGCAGCAGTCCCTGACCACTTTGACCACTTGTTCTCCTGAAGGTGGAGCGAATTAAGGAGCGCGTGGAAGAGAAAGAGGGGATCCCCCCACAGCAGCAGCGCCTCATCTACAGTGGCAAACAGATGTAAGTAAGGGGAGGCTGGGACTGAGGCGGGCGATCTGTGCCGATGCGGAGGGTGCCTCGGTCCAGGCCTGCCTGTGTTTGGGTGCACTGGGGCTTTGGGCCGCTTGGCGAAACCTGTGTACCCATTTTCAGGAAGGTTTTTACAGTCATAAAACACTTGTTTCCATGAAGAAAACGAATTACTATTGAAATacaaaggggcttccaaaagtttgtgggt
This genomic stretch from Tenrec ecaudatus isolate mTenEca1 chromosome 14, mTenEca1.hap1, whole genome shotgun sequence harbors:
- the NEDD8 gene encoding ubiquitin-like protein NEDD8, with amino-acid sequence MLIKVKTLTGKEIEIDIEPTDKVERIKERVEEKEGIPPQQQRLIYSGKQMNDEKTAADYKILGGSVLHLVLALRGGGGRRGQ